From the genome of Kwoniella bestiolae CBS 10118 chromosome 5, complete sequence, one region includes:
- a CDS encoding casein kinase I isoform delta-A, with amino-acid sequence MAYGALPPQNRMTSMDLRVGGKYRIGKKIGSGSFGDIYLGVNIVSGEEVAIKLESVKAKHPQLEYESKVYKTLAGGVGVPFVRWYGTECDYNAMVLDLLGPSLEDLFNFCNRKFSLKTVLLLADQLISRVEYIHSRNFIHRDIKPDNFLMGIGKRGNQVNVIDFGLAKKYRDPKTHLHIPYRENKNLTGTARYTSINTHLGVEQSRRDDLESLGYVLMYFLRGQLPWQGLKAATKKQKYDRIMEKKMTTPTEVLCRGFPNEFAIYLNYCRSLRFDDKPDYSYLRKLFRDLFVREGFQYDYVFDWSVQPSQKAQQQQQDDAHLAAQQAMQQKRRVMPEDQLGGVGGENQRQLRSQTRNNAREQGGW; translated from the exons ATGGCATACGGTGCTCTCCCACCTCAAAACAGGATGACTTCTATGGATCTTAGAGTCGGCGGAAAGTACAGGATTGGAAAGAAGATTGGTAGTGGTTCTTTCG GTGATATCTATCTCGGTGTGAACATCGTCTCTGGAGAGGAAGTCGCCATCAAGCTAGAATCCGTCAAAGCTAAACACCCTCAACTCGAGTACGAGTCCAAAGTCTACAAGACTCTTGctggtggtgttggtgtaCCTTTCGTAAGATGGTACGGTACCGAATGTGATTACAACGCGATGGTGTTGGATTTACT TGGTCCATCCCTTGAAGATCTGTTCAACTTCTGTAACCGAAAGTTCTCCCTCAAGACcgttcttctccttgccgatcagctcatctctcGAGTCGAATACATCCATTCCCGAAACTTTATCCACAGAGATATTAAGCCCGACAACTTCTTGATGGGTATCGGCAAACGAGGTAATCAAGTCAACGTGATTGATTTCGGTTTGGCTAAGAAATACCGAGACCCCAAGACCCACCTTCACATTCCTTATAGAGAGAACAAGAACTTGACTGGTACTGCTCGATACACTTCCATCAACACTCACTTGGGTGTTGAGCAATCTCGAAGAGATGATTTGGAATCTTTGGGTTATGTGcttatg TACTTCCTCCGAGGCCAACTTCCCTGGCAAGGTCTCAAGGCTGCCACTAAGAAGCAAAAGTACGACCGAATCAtggagaaga AAATGACCACCCCTACCGAAGTACTCTGTCGAGGATTCCCCAACGAGTTCGCCATCTACCTCAACTACTGTCGAAGCCTTCGATTCGATGACAAACCCGACTACTCCTACCTCCGAAAACTGTTCCGAGACTTATTCGTCAGAGAAGGTTTCCAATACGACTACGTGTTCGATTGGTCCGTCCAACCTTCCCAAAAggctcaacaacaacaacaagatgaTGCTCACTTAGCTGCTCAACAAGCAATGCAACAAAAGAGACGTGTCATGCCTGAGGATCAACTTGGTGGTGTAGGTGGAGAGAACCAACGACAATTGAGGAGTCAAACCAGGAACAATGCGAGGGAACAAGGTGGTTGGTAA